In Streptomyces sp. NBC_00091, the following proteins share a genomic window:
- a CDS encoding type II toxin-antitoxin system VapC family toxin, which yields MIYLLDTNVVAEITTRPKPAPAVVAWARSVPAPALYLSVITIAEIEVGVQGTPDLVRRTAFERALADIRDQYRDRIATVGEREALAYLALHRRLKSAGTSIDPPDALIAATALANDWTLVSRNSKHLARSGALLLNPWEHGG from the coding sequence GTGATCTATCTGCTCGACACCAATGTGGTCGCTGAGATCACCACCCGGCCGAAGCCTGCCCCGGCCGTCGTCGCCTGGGCGCGCTCGGTTCCAGCTCCTGCCCTCTACCTGAGCGTCATCACGATCGCGGAGATCGAGGTGGGCGTCCAGGGGACGCCGGATCTGGTGCGGCGTACCGCTTTCGAGCGGGCGCTCGCGGACATCCGTGATCAGTACCGCGACCGGATCGCCACCGTCGGAGAGCGGGAGGCACTCGCCTACCTCGCTCTTCACCGGAGGCTCAAGAGTGCCGGGACCAGCATCGATCCCCCCGATGCGCTCATCGCCGCCACCGCGCTGGCGAACGACTGGACGCTGGTGAGCCGCAACAGCAAGCATCTGGCGCGATCGGGCGCACTTCTGCTGAACCCTTGGGAACACGGGGGATAG
- a CDS encoding DNA polymerase III subunit gamma and tau, with translation MSSLALYRRYRPESFAEVIGQEHVTAPLMQALRNNRVNHAYLFSGPRGCGKTTSARILARCLNCEQGPTPDPCGECQSCQDLARNGPGSIDVIEIDAASHGGVDDARDLREKAFFGPASSRYKIYIIDEAHMVTSAGFNALLKVVEEPPEHLKFIFATTEPEKVIGTIRSRTHHYPFRLVPPGTLRDYLGEVCGREGAKVEDGVLPLVVRAGAGSVRDSMSVMDQLLAGAADDGVTYAMATSLLGYTEGSLLDSVVDAFAAGDGAAAFEVVDRVVEGGNDPRRFVADLLERLRDLVILAAVPDAGEKGLIDAPADVVERMQAQASVFGAAELSRAADLVNAGLTEMRGATSPRLQLELICARVLLPAAFDDERSFQARLDRLERSGPPAGTGFVAPPAAAPALGYVPGPEAHGMAPAGPGGGVAAARAAVRGPVPEEAPAVVAAAPAPVQAPAPVAAPVPAPAPVPAPAPAPVQAPAPAAPASAPGAWPGAAQPGGGAPAPGAWPGAAAPAAQAAPAAGAWPSAAAPGSGAPAQAPAPAPVAAPAASAAPAAPSPGMAAPAAQAAPAAGAWPSAAAPGSGAPAQAPAPAPVAAPAASAAPAAPSPGMAAGAGQVQAMWPGVLEAVKNRRRFTWILLSQNAQVVGFDGTTLQLGFPNAGARDNFASSGSEDVLKAVLAEQFQVNWKIDAVVGGGGGPAPAASSSYSAPPAPAYSPPPPAQQAQQPPAPAYQPPQQQAQQSAPAQQPPVRQAPPPVAPEDDFAEEDDPDLVESALTGHDLIVRELGATVVEEYTNE, from the coding sequence GTGTCGTCCCTTGCGCTGTACCGCCGCTATCGCCCCGAGTCGTTCGCCGAGGTCATCGGGCAGGAGCATGTCACTGCCCCGCTGATGCAGGCCCTGCGGAACAACCGGGTCAACCACGCGTACCTGTTCAGCGGGCCGCGAGGCTGTGGAAAGACGACCAGCGCGCGGATTCTGGCCAGGTGCCTGAACTGCGAGCAGGGCCCCACGCCCGACCCCTGCGGGGAGTGCCAGTCCTGCCAGGACCTGGCCAGGAACGGGCCGGGGTCGATCGACGTCATCGAGATCGACGCCGCCTCGCACGGTGGTGTGGACGATGCCCGTGACCTGCGCGAAAAGGCGTTCTTCGGGCCCGCTTCGAGCCGCTACAAGATCTACATCATCGATGAGGCCCACATGGTCACCTCGGCGGGCTTCAACGCCCTGCTGAAGGTGGTCGAGGAGCCGCCGGAGCACCTCAAGTTCATCTTCGCGACGACCGAGCCCGAGAAGGTCATCGGGACGATCCGGTCCAGGACGCACCACTACCCCTTCCGGCTCGTGCCGCCCGGGACGCTGCGCGACTACCTCGGCGAGGTCTGCGGACGCGAGGGCGCCAAGGTCGAGGACGGCGTGCTGCCGCTCGTCGTGCGCGCCGGTGCCGGCTCCGTGCGTGACTCCATGTCCGTCATGGACCAGCTGCTCGCCGGGGCGGCTGATGACGGTGTGACGTATGCCATGGCGACCTCGCTCCTCGGCTACACCGAAGGCTCGCTGCTCGACTCCGTCGTGGACGCTTTCGCGGCCGGGGACGGCGCCGCCGCCTTCGAGGTCGTGGACCGGGTGGTGGAGGGCGGGAACGATCCCCGCCGCTTCGTGGCCGACCTGCTGGAGCGGCTGCGCGACCTGGTGATCCTGGCCGCCGTGCCCGACGCCGGGGAGAAGGGGCTCATCGACGCCCCCGCCGATGTCGTGGAGCGGATGCAGGCCCAGGCCTCCGTCTTCGGCGCCGCCGAGCTGTCGCGCGCCGCCGACCTGGTCAACGCCGGGCTGACCGAGATGCGCGGTGCGACCTCGCCCCGGCTCCAGCTCGAGCTGATCTGCGCCCGGGTGCTGCTGCCGGCCGCCTTCGACGACGAGCGGTCCTTCCAGGCCCGGCTCGACCGGCTGGAGCGCAGCGGCCCGCCCGCCGGCACCGGCTTCGTGGCGCCGCCCGCCGCCGCCCCCGCCCTGGGGTACGTGCCCGGGCCCGAGGCGCACGGCATGGCCCCGGCCGGGCCGGGCGGCGGGGTCGCGGCCGCGCGTGCCGCCGTACGGGGTCCCGTGCCGGAGGAGGCTCCGGCCGTGGTGGCGGCAGCCCCCGCGCCGGTGCAGGCGCCCGCGCCCGTGGCTGCGCCCGTGCCTGCTCCCGCGCCCGTGCCTGCTCCCGCACCGGCTCCGGTGCAGGCGCCCGCGCCCGCCGCGCCCGCTTCCGCGCCCGGCGCGTGGCCCGGTGCCGCGCAGCCCGGCGGTGGTGCGCCCGCGCCCGGAGCCTGGCCGGGAGCCGCCGCCCCCGCCGCGCAGGCCGCTCCCGCCGCCGGGGCGTGGCCCAGTGCCGCCGCGCCCGGCAGCGGCGCCCCGGCCCAGGCTCCCGCTCCCGCCCCGGTCGCGGCCCCCGCCGCCTCCGCCGCTCCCGCCGCGCCCTCCCCCGGCATGGCCGCCCCCGCCGCGCAGGCCGCTCCCGCCGCCGGGGCGTGGCCCAGTGCCGCCGCGCCCGGCAGCGGCGCCCCGGCCCAGGCTCCCGCTCCCGCCCCGGTCGCGGCCCCCGCCGCCTCCGCCGCTCCCGCCGCGCCCTCCCCCGGCATGGCCGCCGGCGCCGGGCAGGTCCAGGCGATGTGGCCCGGCGTCCTGGAGGCCGTCAAGAACCGCCGCCGCTTCACCTGGATCCTGCTCAGCCAGAACGCCCAGGTCGTGGGCTTCGACGGAACCACCCTCCAGCTCGGCTTCCCCAATGCCGGAGCCCGCGACAACTTCGCGAGCAGCGGCAGCGAGGACGTCCTCAAGGCGGTGCTGGCCGAGCAGTTCCAGGTCAACTGGAAGATCGACGCCGTGGTCGGCGGCGGCGGCGGACCGGCTCCGGCCGCGTCCTCCTCGTACTCCGCGCCGCCCGCCCCCGCCTACAGCCCGCCCCCGCCGGCCCAGCAGGCCCAGCAGCCTCCGGCCCCCGCGTACCAGCCGCCGCAGCAGCAGGCCCAGCAGTCGGCCCCCGCACAGCAGCCGCCCGTACGGCAGGCGCCCCCGCCGGTCGCCCCCGAGGACGACTTCGCGGAGGAGGACGATCCGGACCTCGTGGAGAGCGCCCTGACCGGACACGACCTGATCGTGCGCGAGCTCGGAGCGACCGTTGTGGAGGAATACACGAATGAGTAG
- a CDS encoding MarR family winged helix-turn-helix transcriptional regulator: MTKHEAAAGEAAAHGSAADDELLDAVGPAFGKLRRSSLLEVENPISQKDLSRTLVLNVVLEIAQGGAREVTVGAVGDHLGVDPSVASRMVSDCISAGYLVRAASQQDGRRTILHLSPGGQELMDRFRKHQRSAFEYITADWSERERLDFARLMLKYVASQESLRQRER, encoded by the coding sequence ATGACGAAGCACGAGGCGGCGGCAGGCGAGGCGGCGGCACACGGGTCGGCGGCGGACGACGAGCTGCTGGACGCCGTCGGTCCGGCCTTCGGGAAACTGCGGCGCTCCTCGCTCCTGGAGGTCGAGAACCCGATCTCCCAGAAGGACCTCAGCCGAACCCTGGTCCTCAATGTCGTCCTGGAGATCGCGCAGGGCGGGGCCCGCGAGGTCACCGTCGGTGCGGTGGGCGACCACCTGGGCGTCGACCCCTCGGTGGCCAGCCGCATGGTGTCCGACTGCATCTCCGCCGGCTACCTGGTCCGCGCGGCCTCCCAGCAGGACGGCCGCCGCACGATCCTGCACCTCAGCCCCGGCGGCCAGGAGCTGATGGACCGCTTCCGCAAGCACCAGCGCTCGGCCTTCGAGTACATCACCGCCGACTGGAGCGAGCGCGAACGCCTCGACTTCGCCCGCCTGATGCTGAAGTACGTCGCATCCCAGGAATCCCTCCGCCAGCGCGAGCGCTGA
- a CDS encoding molybdopterin-binding protein, translated as MPSYSIAQAAGLLCVSPETVRRWADSGRLPSLRAADGTRSVDGAELAAFAQGRAAGLHPVPDRAAATSVRNAFAGIVTAVRLDEVAAQVEIQSGPHRIVSVVTRESVEQLGIAVGVSVTARVKSTEVHVDIA; from the coding sequence GTGCCGTCCTACTCGATCGCTCAGGCCGCAGGCCTGCTGTGCGTGAGTCCCGAGACCGTCCGCCGCTGGGCCGACTCCGGGCGGCTGCCCTCCCTGCGCGCAGCCGACGGCACCCGGTCCGTCGACGGTGCGGAGCTCGCCGCCTTCGCGCAGGGCCGGGCCGCCGGCCTGCACCCGGTGCCCGACCGGGCCGCCGCCACCTCCGTACGCAATGCCTTCGCCGGCATCGTCACGGCGGTCCGGCTGGACGAGGTGGCGGCCCAGGTGGAGATCCAGTCGGGCCCGCACCGCATCGTCTCGGTGGTGACCCGGGAGTCCGTGGAGCAGCTCGGCATCGCGGTCGGCGTCAGCGTCACCGCCCGCGTGAAGTCGACGGAGGTCCACGTCGACATCGCCTGA
- a CDS encoding MMPL family transporter encodes MMRRLASLPGGRVGKWVVLALWATLLIPVLMLAGQLGDVEENDSSAWLPGNAESTRVVAQAENFQRADTVPAIVIYDRPEGITAADMAEAQADTEAFKGLENVVGQPQGPLKAEDGKAIQTVVQIRKDKTGWEGIGKTVDAMTEVGEENANGLGFHVTGPAGHASDSIKAFSGGGALTTITALVVVVMLLLTYRSPLLPLLPLLTVGVALVTSEAVIYLLAKNAGLVVNKQTSFILTVLVFGAATDYALLLISRYREELLRHEDRHEAMAEALYRSSPAIIASAATVAVSLMLLMLATLSSTQGLGPACAVGILVGLLAMVTLMPALLVVCGRWIFWPVQPSYGSAEAAKGGIWNRVGTAVARRPRIVWIGTTLVLGIMAIGVLGLKADGLSNKDQFTGTPQMAVGEKIQSEHFPAGSGDPVFVVAKAAAAEQVRTALAGVPGVVGVGAPVVKDGEAIMLAELEDDPSSKAAIRTVEQARIAVHEIEGADAQVGGSTAIMLDTQDAAARDSKVIIPIVLVVVLLILALLLRAIVAPLLLMATVVLSFGAALGVSSLVFNHVFHFAGAEASFPLLTFVFLVALGIDYNIFLVTRVREVALLHGTRRGALTGLSTTGGVITSAGLVLAGTFAAMASLPLVFAAELGFAVAFGVLLDTMIVRSVLVTALTLDVGRWMWWPSRLFGHHDAPQPPVAEPDLEPALRGV; translated from the coding sequence ATGATGCGAAGACTGGCTTCGTTGCCCGGTGGAAGAGTGGGGAAATGGGTCGTCCTCGCCCTCTGGGCGACGCTGCTGATCCCGGTCCTGATGCTGGCCGGCCAGCTCGGCGACGTCGAGGAGAACGACAGTTCGGCCTGGCTGCCCGGTAACGCGGAGTCGACCAGGGTCGTCGCCCAGGCCGAGAACTTCCAGCGTGCCGATACCGTGCCCGCGATCGTGATCTACGACCGACCCGAGGGCATCACTGCTGCCGACATGGCCGAGGCCCAAGCCGACACCGAAGCCTTCAAGGGCCTGGAAAACGTCGTGGGGCAGCCGCAGGGGCCGTTGAAGGCCGAGGACGGCAAGGCCATCCAGACCGTGGTCCAGATCCGCAAGGACAAGACGGGCTGGGAAGGGATCGGCAAGACCGTCGACGCGATGACCGAGGTCGGCGAGGAGAACGCCAACGGCCTCGGCTTCCACGTCACCGGACCGGCCGGTCACGCGTCCGACTCGATCAAGGCGTTCAGCGGAGGGGGCGCCCTCACGACGATCACCGCACTGGTGGTCGTCGTGATGCTGCTGCTCACCTACCGCAGTCCGTTGCTGCCCCTGCTGCCACTGCTGACCGTGGGCGTCGCCCTGGTCACGTCGGAGGCGGTGATCTACCTGTTGGCGAAGAACGCCGGACTCGTCGTCAACAAGCAGACCAGTTTCATCCTGACCGTGCTGGTCTTCGGCGCCGCCACCGACTACGCGCTCCTGCTCATCTCGCGGTACCGGGAAGAGCTGCTGCGGCACGAGGACCGGCACGAGGCGATGGCGGAGGCCCTGTACCGCTCCAGTCCCGCGATCATCGCCAGCGCCGCGACCGTCGCGGTCAGCCTGATGCTGCTGATGCTGGCCACGCTCAGCTCCACCCAGGGGCTCGGGCCGGCCTGTGCCGTCGGCATCCTCGTCGGGCTGCTCGCCATGGTCACGCTGATGCCGGCCCTGCTGGTCGTCTGCGGCCGCTGGATCTTCTGGCCGGTGCAGCCGTCGTACGGATCGGCCGAGGCGGCCAAGGGAGGCATCTGGAACCGGGTCGGCACCGCGGTCGCCCGCCGGCCGCGGATCGTGTGGATCGGCACCACGCTCGTCCTCGGCATCATGGCGATCGGGGTACTTGGGCTCAAGGCCGACGGACTGTCCAACAAGGACCAGTTCACCGGCACACCGCAGATGGCCGTCGGCGAGAAGATCCAGTCCGAGCACTTCCCGGCCGGGTCGGGCGACCCCGTCTTCGTCGTGGCCAAGGCCGCCGCGGCTGAGCAGGTGAGGACCGCGCTGGCCGGCGTACCGGGAGTCGTCGGCGTCGGGGCGCCGGTGGTCAAGGACGGCGAGGCCATCATGCTCGCGGAGCTCGAGGACGACCCCAGCAGCAAGGCCGCCATACGGACCGTCGAGCAGGCCAGGATCGCGGTCCACGAGATCGAGGGTGCGGACGCCCAGGTCGGCGGCAGCACGGCGATCATGCTCGACACCCAGGACGCGGCCGCCCGCGACTCCAAGGTGATCATCCCCATCGTGCTGGTGGTGGTGCTCCTCATCCTCGCGTTGCTGCTACGGGCGATCGTCGCGCCGCTGTTGCTCATGGCGACGGTGGTGCTGTCGTTCGGAGCGGCCCTCGGCGTGAGCAGTCTGGTGTTCAACCACGTGTTCCACTTCGCCGGCGCGGAAGCCTCCTTCCCGCTCCTGACGTTCGTGTTCCTGGTCGCCCTGGGCATCGACTACAACATCTTCCTGGTCACCCGGGTACGCGAAGTGGCGCTGCTGCACGGCACCCGGCGGGGCGCGCTGACGGGTCTGTCCACCACCGGGGGTGTGATCACCTCAGCGGGTCTGGTGCTGGCCGGCACCTTCGCGGCGATGGCCTCGCTGCCGCTGGTGTTCGCGGCCGAGCTCGGGTTCGCGGTGGCGTTCGGCGTGCTGCTGGACACCATGATCGTCCGCTCGGTGCTGGTCACCGCGCTGACCCTGGACGTGGGGCGGTGGATGTGGTGGCCCAGCAGACTGTTCGGGCATCACGACGCCCCCCAGCCGCCGGTGGCCGAGCCCGACCTCGAACCGGCTCTCAGGGGCGTGTGA
- a CDS encoding disulfide bond formation protein B: MNTATTLTASSPAPAAAPAPAVGVGGSARLSNRLGLWFAHAYVLGMCATIGGAYVFQFGLWEYPCPMCLLQRMFMLLSALGPAMIIARSRKGPVSTGEFASGWGVAIVSALVGSTVSGSQVLMHIVPPDPGYAGALFGLHLYTWAAITFLVGVLAAAVNLVLAREAQPLDAAQGSPALRRAAGITLGVLAFFVVSNLVACFFLQGVHWQMPGDPTSYQFITDLF, from the coding sequence ATGAACACCGCCACCACCCTTACCGCCTCTTCCCCCGCCCCCGCCGCCGCCCCCGCCCCCGCCGTCGGCGTCGGCGGATCCGCCCGGCTCTCCAACCGGCTCGGCCTCTGGTTCGCCCACGCCTACGTGCTGGGCATGTGCGCCACCATCGGCGGCGCGTACGTCTTCCAGTTCGGGCTGTGGGAGTACCCCTGCCCCATGTGCCTGCTCCAGCGGATGTTCATGCTGCTCAGCGCCCTCGGCCCCGCCATGATCATCGCCCGGTCGCGCAAGGGACCGGTGAGTACGGGCGAGTTCGCCTCCGGCTGGGGCGTCGCCATCGTCTCCGCCCTGGTCGGCAGCACCGTCTCCGGCTCGCAGGTGCTGATGCACATCGTGCCCCCGGACCCCGGCTACGCCGGCGCCCTCTTCGGCCTGCACCTCTACACCTGGGCCGCGATCACCTTCCTGGTCGGCGTCCTCGCCGCCGCCGTCAATCTGGTCCTGGCCCGCGAGGCACAGCCCCTGGACGCCGCCCAGGGCTCGCCCGCGCTGCGCCGCGCCGCCGGAATCACCCTGGGCGTCCTGGCCTTCTTCGTGGTCAGCAACCTGGTGGCCTGCTTCTTCCTCCAGGGCGTCCACTGGCAGATGCCCGGTGACCCCACGAGCTACCAGTTCATCACCGACCTGTTCTGA
- a CDS encoding MFS transporter translates to MSRASTPAPAPAPPHPTPATTDRRRWAVLAVVLFAAVLDLLDATITNIAAPAIAADLGGGEALVQWLGAAYALSMGVLLVVGGRLGDKYGRRRLFLTGLTGFTLASVACGLATGPASLIGFRLLQGAFGALVIPQGFGILGAVFPREEIGKAFRVFAPCLGLATISGPVLAGALIDHFGWRSMFLINIALGGLAILLALRLLPRDTGDRTVTVDGPGSALLAATMLGLIYGLIDGSAHGWTTVPLLCLAAGVAFFALFCLRQRSAAAPLVEPSLLRSRAFTSGLLLGLVFYAAVAGLLFVLSLFLQDGLHRTPTGASLGLAPIAGGIIVASIAAHRFRQRLGRALVLVGLLLTLAGTLALIALVLATAPTGWTLALPVFVTGLGLGTCFGTVYEVTLGGIGPKESGSASGSLSAVTQLANSIGAAAVTTVYFHTSGGSAAAAVHSLAVVAAAVLACCGLVRLLPPGPLTRHH, encoded by the coding sequence ATGTCCAGGGCCTCAACCCCTGCCCCTGCCCCTGCCCCTCCCCACCCCACGCCCGCCACCACCGACCGCCGCCGCTGGGCCGTCCTCGCCGTCGTCCTCTTCGCCGCGGTCCTCGACCTCCTCGACGCGACGATCACCAACATCGCCGCCCCCGCCATCGCCGCCGACCTGGGCGGCGGGGAGGCCCTCGTCCAGTGGCTCGGCGCCGCCTACGCCCTGTCCATGGGCGTCCTGCTGGTGGTCGGCGGCCGGCTCGGCGACAAGTACGGACGCCGCCGGCTCTTCCTGACCGGCCTCACCGGCTTCACCCTCGCCTCCGTCGCCTGCGGCCTGGCCACCGGCCCCGCCTCCCTCATCGGATTCCGGCTCCTCCAGGGGGCCTTCGGCGCCCTGGTGATCCCGCAGGGCTTCGGCATCCTCGGCGCCGTCTTCCCCCGCGAGGAGATCGGCAAGGCCTTCAGGGTCTTCGCCCCCTGCCTCGGCCTGGCGACGATCAGCGGCCCGGTCCTCGCCGGGGCCCTGATCGACCACTTCGGCTGGCGCTCGATGTTCCTGATCAACATCGCCCTCGGCGGCCTCGCGATCCTCCTCGCCCTGCGCCTGCTGCCCCGCGACACCGGCGACCGCACGGTCACCGTCGACGGACCCGGCTCCGCGCTGCTCGCCGCCACGATGCTGGGACTGATCTACGGGCTGATCGACGGCTCCGCCCACGGCTGGACGACCGTCCCCCTGCTCTGCCTCGCCGCCGGAGTCGCCTTCTTCGCCCTCTTCTGCCTGCGCCAGCGCAGCGCCGCCGCCCCGCTCGTCGAACCGTCGCTGCTGCGCTCCCGCGCCTTCACCTCCGGCCTGCTCCTCGGCCTCGTCTTCTACGCGGCGGTCGCCGGCCTCCTCTTCGTCCTGTCCCTCTTCCTCCAGGACGGGCTGCACCGCACCCCGACCGGGGCCTCCCTCGGTCTCGCCCCGATCGCCGGCGGCATCATCGTCGCCTCGATCGCCGCGCACCGCTTCAGGCAACGCCTCGGCCGCGCCCTCGTCCTGGTCGGCCTGCTGCTCACCCTGGCCGGCACCCTGGCGCTGATCGCGCTGGTCCTCGCCACCGCCCCGACCGGGTGGACGCTCGCCCTCCCGGTCTTCGTCACCGGCCTCGGCCTCGGCACCTGCTTCGGCACCGTCTACGAGGTCACGCTCGGCGGCATCGGCCCGAAGGAGTCCGGCAGCGCGAGCGGTTCGCTGTCCGCCGTGACCCAGCTCGCCAACAGCATCGGCGCCGCCGCCGTCACCACGGTGTACTTCCACACCTCCGGCGGCAGCGCTGCCGCCGCCGTCCACAGCCTGGCCGTCGTCGCGGCGGCCGTCCTCGCCTGCTGCGGCCTGGTCCGGCTGCTGCCCCCGGGGCCTCTCACCCGGCACCACTGA
- a CDS encoding kelch repeat-containing protein codes for MLALTATAAHAQGAWLTLPDLPTARYGPAGATAPCPEGIEGIEGLRGTCVYAIGGRIGSEAQSVVEAYSPSTKTWKELPGLPTARYAPTAATAPCPRNVEGLKGICVYAIGGRIGADDVSTVEAYSPATNKWKALPALPTARSFAAAATAPCPEGVEGLRGICVYAVGGGFADTVTAYSPATNTWQTLPSLSTPRDAPAAATAPCPRGVEGLKGTCVYATGGFNINTEEVLNSVEAYSPATNTWRTLPSLGTPRVAHAGASAPCPESVEGLKGICLYAVGGFNFTDAVLNSVEAYSPATNTWQTLPSLPTARFELAGASAPCPKDNRGLNGTCVYALGGASGFPHNALSTVEAFAVGQR; via the coding sequence GTGCTGGCTCTGACGGCCACCGCCGCGCACGCCCAGGGCGCCTGGCTGACGCTGCCCGATCTGCCCACCGCCCGCTACGGTCCTGCCGGAGCGACCGCGCCATGCCCTGAAGGGATCGAAGGGATCGAAGGGCTCAGGGGAACCTGCGTATACGCCATCGGCGGCCGGATCGGCTCCGAAGCACAGAGCGTGGTGGAGGCTTACAGCCCCTCCACGAAGACATGGAAGGAGCTCCCCGGTCTGCCCACCGCCCGCTACGCCCCCACGGCGGCGACCGCGCCCTGCCCCAGGAACGTCGAAGGGCTCAAGGGGATCTGCGTGTACGCCATCGGCGGCCGGATCGGCGCCGATGACGTGAGCACGGTCGAGGCCTACAGCCCGGCCACGAACAAGTGGAAGGCGCTGCCGGCCCTGCCCACCGCCCGCAGCTTCGCGGCGGCGGCGACCGCGCCCTGCCCCGAGGGCGTCGAAGGGCTGAGGGGAATCTGCGTGTACGCGGTGGGCGGCGGCTTCGCGGACACCGTGACGGCGTACAGTCCGGCCACGAACACGTGGCAGACGCTGCCATCTCTGAGCACCCCCCGCGACGCCCCAGCCGCGGCGACCGCTCCTTGTCCCAGGGGCGTGGAAGGACTCAAGGGCACCTGCGTGTACGCCACGGGCGGCTTCAACATCAACACCGAGGAGGTTCTGAACTCGGTGGAGGCCTACAGTCCGGCGACGAACACGTGGCGGACGCTGCCCTCTCTGGGCACCCCCCGCGTCGCCCACGCGGGGGCGAGTGCTCCCTGCCCCGAGAGCGTCGAAGGGCTGAAGGGAATCTGCCTGTACGCCGTCGGCGGCTTCAACTTCACCGACGCGGTCCTGAACTCGGTGGAGGCCTACAGTCCGGCCACGAACACGTGGCAGACGCTGCCTTCCCTGCCCACCGCCCGGTTCGAGCTGGCGGGTGCGAGCGCTCCCTGCCCCAAGGACAACCGAGGGCTGAACGGAACCTGCGTCTACGCTCTCGGCGGCGCAAGCGGCTTCCCCCACAACGCCCTGAGCACCGTAGAGGCCTTCGCCGTGGGACAGCGGTAG
- a CDS encoding NAD(P)H-binding protein, with the protein MTTLITGARGKVGQAVIARLHSAGLPVRAASADPAALAVPAGVESCELVLDRPETFAAALRGVRRVFLYPQPAGIHELVAAAEAAGVEHVVLLSSSSVLGPDAENDPLASHSLKVERALAASTLTCTFLRPDAFASNSLGWAWPIGRSMPVQLAYPDAHIAPIHPEDIADIAFEALTGDSLTGRHITLTGAESLTFRRQLQVLADAIGREVPVEHVTRAEAEQQMGAHMPAHMVASLLDLWEAANHGPAPIADTTETLLGRPARTYRQWAHENSAAFTGH; encoded by the coding sequence ATGACCACCCTCATCACCGGCGCCCGCGGCAAGGTCGGCCAGGCCGTCATCGCCCGCCTGCACTCCGCCGGTCTCCCCGTCCGCGCCGCCAGCGCCGACCCCGCCGCGCTCGCCGTCCCGGCCGGCGTCGAGTCCTGCGAGCTGGTCCTCGACCGGCCCGAGACCTTCGCCGCCGCGCTGCGCGGCGTCCGCCGGGTCTTCCTCTACCCCCAGCCCGCCGGCATCCACGAGCTGGTCGCGGCCGCCGAGGCCGCCGGCGTCGAGCACGTCGTCCTGCTGTCCTCGTCCTCGGTCCTCGGCCCGGACGCCGAGAACGACCCGCTCGCGAGCCACAGCCTGAAGGTCGAGCGCGCCCTCGCCGCCTCCACCCTCACCTGCACCTTCCTGCGCCCCGACGCCTTCGCCAGCAACTCCCTCGGCTGGGCCTGGCCCATCGGCCGGTCGATGCCGGTCCAGCTCGCCTACCCGGACGCGCACATCGCGCCCATCCACCCCGAGGACATCGCCGACATCGCCTTCGAGGCGCTCACCGGCGACTCCCTCACCGGCCGCCACATCACCCTGACCGGCGCCGAGTCGCTCACCTTCCGCCGCCAGCTCCAGGTCCTCGCCGACGCCATCGGCCGCGAGGTCCCCGTCGAGCACGTGACCCGCGCCGAGGCCGAGCAGCAGATGGGCGCCCACATGCCCGCCCACATGGTCGCCTCGCTCCTCGACCTGTGGGAGGCCGCGAACCACGGCCCGGCCCCCATCGCCGACACCACCGAAACCCTCCTCGGCCGCCCCGCGCGCACCTACCGCCAGTGGGCCCACGAGAACTCCGCCGCCTTCACAGGCCACTGA